From Pseudomonadota bacterium, a single genomic window includes:
- a CDS encoding protein kinase — protein MAEIFKGKLLGLGGFERPMAVKQILPQYASDPDFIEMFIDEAKIAVNLQHGNIVGVHELGRIGEIYFIAMEYVHGHNLTEIISAASRRALPLSVDHAVLIGIEICKGLDYAHRRSDQQGRPLGVVHRDLSPGNVMVSFDGAVKITDFGIAKARHKLGKTAVGAVKGTYGYMSPEQLAGYPVDNRTDIFSTGILLFELLTGQQLFPGSTDLEAVERARQARVTPPSLVSDRVPPGLDMIVLRALEREMDDRYPDANAMQLALSRFLFTSGRGASSTTLGAYMRELFPAEDEHETRAAATSVEAPERSPAQAAAPPDGRAGGRGLSPTGTQSYALRAELVQASAAAGESPGAHGTVRAVVAVKGARAEETLALPSLADARVGALGVAPTAAQLAPAAAFAAALVSAEREAAGGGPGAPAVGGIAPAVGGVASWPEREPAEGGEASRRRRTASFTPSELPAAQGGRRLGAAPGRGEWAGPEGGAAPAGTDAHPLPTAAPRSEGPRPPRSDASVMALLMQPVATSKPAVAAPASVTFASSEFSADSPSASWNSLPFPPPEATAEPAAAFAPLGGGGHAGESPLARRNLLSATMQLFVRDFGEIDSDAVGRAQAARASHVVKLTLLSWVLIGLIVATAVSFLVYRKTRLTQSDLDDGTALLSPDDLRGSGAAGRPAPTAPRRGTIAVSVDPADAVVLLHVGDTPATVGNLDLGRPHLLRLEREGYAAVERTLSPAELAAAQRVEVALQPTGAGAEQATTVGAFPEGASVGRRATVTVSSDPPGATVWLAVGRGGAELSDVPVARYYFKVMRSGYEVAFVSLSEAQFDETSGVAREAVSLARLEAPVAPATPPAAPTPIPTPVVRKPSRRSQPPARARAATRRPPRARREPAPQDHFAQLGRLNPVTGDRET, from the coding sequence ATGGCTGAGATCTTCAAGGGCAAGCTGCTCGGCCTCGGCGGCTTCGAGCGGCCGATGGCCGTCAAGCAAATCCTGCCGCAGTACGCCTCCGACCCTGACTTCATCGAGATGTTCATCGATGAGGCGAAGATCGCGGTCAACCTGCAGCACGGCAACATCGTCGGCGTGCATGAGCTCGGGCGCATCGGTGAGATCTACTTCATCGCGATGGAGTACGTGCACGGCCACAATCTGACCGAGATCATCAGCGCCGCGAGCAGGCGGGCGCTGCCGCTCTCGGTGGATCACGCCGTGCTGATCGGCATCGAGATCTGCAAAGGGCTCGACTACGCTCATCGCCGCTCCGATCAGCAGGGCCGCCCGCTCGGCGTGGTGCACCGCGACCTGAGTCCCGGCAACGTGATGGTCTCCTTCGACGGTGCCGTCAAGATCACAGACTTCGGCATCGCCAAGGCGCGGCATAAGCTCGGCAAGACAGCGGTTGGCGCGGTCAAGGGAACCTACGGCTACATGTCGCCCGAGCAGCTCGCGGGCTACCCGGTCGACAACCGCACGGACATCTTCAGCACGGGCATCCTGCTCTTCGAGCTGCTGACCGGGCAGCAGCTCTTTCCGGGAAGTACGGACCTCGAGGCGGTCGAGCGCGCGCGCCAGGCGCGGGTCACCCCGCCCTCGCTGGTCTCCGATCGCGTTCCGCCGGGGCTCGACATGATCGTGCTGCGCGCGCTCGAGCGCGAGATGGACGATCGTTATCCCGACGCCAACGCGATGCAGCTCGCGCTCTCGCGCTTCCTCTTCACCAGCGGGCGCGGTGCCAGCTCGACGACGCTCGGCGCCTACATGCGGGAGCTCTTTCCCGCGGAGGACGAGCATGAGACGCGGGCGGCAGCGACCTCAGTGGAGGCTCCTGAACGGAGTCCGGCGCAGGCCGCTGCGCCGCCCGACGGGCGCGCTGGCGGCCGCGGGCTGAGCCCGACGGGCACGCAGTCCTACGCGCTTCGCGCCGAGCTCGTGCAGGCGTCGGCGGCGGCGGGCGAGAGCCCCGGGGCGCATGGAACGGTGCGCGCGGTGGTGGCGGTGAAGGGCGCTCGAGCGGAGGAGACCCTGGCGCTTCCCTCGCTGGCCGACGCCCGCGTTGGGGCTCTCGGCGTCGCGCCGACGGCCGCGCAGCTCGCCCCAGCGGCGGCCTTCGCCGCGGCGCTGGTCAGCGCCGAGCGCGAGGCTGCCGGCGGCGGCCCTGGCGCGCCCGCGGTGGGCGGCATCGCGCCGGCGGTGGGCGGCGTCGCGTCGTGGCCAGAGCGCGAGCCTGCCGAGGGCGGCGAGGCGTCTCGGCGGCGGCGGACGGCGTCATTCACCCCCTCCGAGCTGCCTGCCGCACAGGGTGGCCGTCGGCTCGGCGCCGCGCCGGGACGTGGCGAGTGGGCCGGGCCCGAGGGGGGAGCCGCGCCAGCCGGCACCGATGCCCATCCGCTGCCCACCGCCGCGCCGCGCAGCGAGGGGCCGCGCCCGCCGCGCAGCGACGCCTCCGTGATGGCGCTGCTGATGCAGCCGGTCGCCACCTCGAAGCCCGCGGTAGCGGCGCCGGCCTCCGTGACCTTCGCGTCGTCGGAGTTCAGCGCGGACTCGCCCTCAGCGTCCTGGAACTCGCTGCCCTTTCCCCCGCCAGAGGCCACGGCGGAGCCGGCGGCCGCCTTCGCGCCGTTGGGGGGAGGCGGCCACGCGGGCGAGAGCCCGCTCGCTCGGCGCAATCTGCTTTCGGCGACCATGCAGCTCTTCGTGCGGGACTTCGGCGAGATCGACTCGGACGCCGTCGGGCGCGCGCAGGCGGCTCGCGCCTCGCACGTGGTCAAGCTGACGCTGCTGAGCTGGGTCCTGATCGGCCTGATCGTCGCGACGGCGGTGTCCTTTCTCGTCTATCGCAAGACGCGCCTGACTCAGAGCGACCTGGACGACGGGACCGCCTTGCTCTCGCCCGACGACCTACGGGGCAGCGGGGCAGCGGGGCGGCCGGCCCCGACGGCGCCGCGGCGCGGGACGATCGCGGTCAGCGTCGACCCGGCCGATGCCGTGGTGTTGCTCCATGTCGGCGACACGCCCGCGACGGTCGGAAACCTCGACCTGGGTCGGCCGCACCTGCTGCGCCTCGAGCGCGAGGGTTATGCTGCCGTCGAGCGCACCCTCTCGCCGGCGGAGCTCGCCGCGGCGCAACGCGTCGAGGTCGCGTTGCAGCCGACCGGCGCGGGTGCGGAGCAGGCGACGACGGTGGGTGCCTTTCCCGAGGGCGCGAGCGTGGGTCGTCGCGCCACCGTGACGGTGAGCTCGGATCCGCCCGGCGCGACGGTTTGGCTGGCCGTGGGTCGCGGAGGGGCTGAGCTCTCCGACGTGCCCGTGGCGCGCTACTACTTCAAGGTGATGCGCAGCGGCTATGAGGTCGCTTTCGTCAGCCTCTCCGAGGCGCAGTTCGACGAGACCAGCGGTGTCGCGCGCGAGGCGGTGAGCTTGGCGCGCCTTGAGGCCCCCGTTGCGCCGGCGACGCCGCCCGCGGCACCCACGCCGATCCCCACGCCGGTGGTGCGCAAGCCGAGCCGGCGCAGCCAACCTCCAGCGCGTGCGCGGGCTGCGACCCGCCGGCCGCCGCGCGCGCGCCGGGAGCCAGCCCCACAAGATCACTTTGCCCAGTTGGGCCGATTGAATCCCGTCACCGGCGACCGCGAGACCTGA
- the prmC gene encoding peptide chain release factor N(5)-glutamine methyltransferase, whose protein sequence is MTASESPQRHERVNGRWTVRELLSWTAERFAALSASARLEAELLLAHGLGVDRLQLYLDFDKPLTAAELRIYRELVRRRLAREPVAYILGAREFWSRRFAVSPAVLVPRPETELLVEEALDWLRARLATTAQPCVIDVGTGSGAIAVAVALELPAARVWAVDRARAAVTVARGNALAHGAPVRWCCADLLSVFAPRPTFDLVLANLPYIPSDELARLAPEVRDWEPRSALDGGGDGLDAIRALVCQLGSRLRAGGQVLLEVGAGQAREVAGLLEASGCEQVSVRRDLGGIDRIVGGSWSGR, encoded by the coding sequence TTGACTGCGAGCGAGTCTCCTCAGCGCCATGAGCGCGTCAATGGCCGCTGGACGGTCCGCGAGCTGCTGAGCTGGACGGCGGAGCGCTTCGCCGCGCTCAGCGCGTCAGCTCGGCTCGAGGCGGAGCTGTTGTTGGCGCATGGTCTCGGCGTCGATCGACTCCAGCTCTATCTCGATTTCGACAAGCCACTGACGGCAGCGGAGCTGCGCATCTATCGCGAGCTGGTTCGGCGCCGCCTGGCGCGCGAGCCGGTGGCGTATATCCTCGGCGCGCGCGAGTTCTGGTCCCGGCGCTTCGCGGTCTCTCCCGCGGTGCTCGTCCCTCGGCCCGAGACCGAGCTGCTGGTCGAGGAGGCGCTCGACTGGCTGCGCGCGCGGCTGGCCACCACAGCGCAGCCCTGCGTGATCGACGTCGGCACGGGTTCCGGCGCGATCGCCGTGGCCGTCGCGCTCGAGCTTCCCGCGGCGCGCGTTTGGGCGGTCGATCGAGCGCGTGCTGCAGTGACCGTGGCGCGGGGCAACGCGCTGGCGCATGGCGCGCCCGTGCGCTGGTGTTGCGCTGATCTCCTGAGCGTGTTTGCGCCGCGACCGACCTTCGATCTCGTCCTGGCGAATTTGCCCTATATCCCAAGCGATGAACTGGCGCGCTTGGCCCCCGAGGTTCGGGACTGGGAGCCGCGATCCGCGCTGGACGGTGGTGGCGACGGCCTCGACGCGATCCGCGCGCTCGTCTGCCAGCTCGGATCACGCCTGCGGGCGGGCGGGCAGGTGCTCCTCGAGGTCGGTGCTGGCCAGGCGCGGGAGGTCGCGGGGCTCCTGGAGGCCTCGGGCTGCGAGCAGGTGTCCGTCCGGCGCGACCTGGGCGGAATCGATCGGATCGTCGGTGGGTCGTGGAGCGGCCGCTGA
- a CDS encoding CpaF family protein, whose protein sequence is MTSPPTRPTLGSLFSTSLRAFLAPIADFIDDPQVTEILINGPDAIWVERAGRLEPTGRRFTADGLLAAARNMAQFVGRTLNEQQPRLDARLPDGSRIHVVLPPLARGGPVVAIRKFHPGGLRIEDLVRLDALSGEAARWLEVCILAQKNLLLAGGTGSGKTTLLNALAAFIPAHERVVTIEDSAELQLGSRHLVSLESRPPDAQGRGAISLRDLLNSALRLRPDRIVIGEVRGGECFDLLQAMNTGHGGTISTCHANSSLETLTRLESLALLAEVGLPLRALRAQVASAVDLVVCVARLRDGSRRVTAISEVLPLDDRGDYRVQDLFAFQQRRGARSDRVVGQLTPTGVLPTFRERLVLDGFEDLVPAFFDPTTYGYPALDRPARRATNQSSP, encoded by the coding sequence ATGACCTCCCCGCCGACGAGACCGACGCTCGGGTCGCTCTTCTCGACCTCCCTCCGCGCCTTCCTCGCGCCGATCGCCGACTTCATCGACGACCCGCAGGTCACGGAGATCTTGATCAACGGCCCCGACGCGATCTGGGTCGAGCGCGCCGGTAGGCTCGAGCCTACCGGCCGTCGCTTCACGGCCGATGGCCTCCTCGCCGCCGCACGCAACATGGCGCAGTTCGTCGGCCGAACCCTCAACGAGCAGCAGCCGCGGCTCGACGCGCGCCTCCCCGACGGCTCGCGCATTCACGTCGTGCTGCCACCCTTAGCCCGCGGCGGTCCGGTGGTCGCCATCCGCAAGTTTCACCCTGGCGGGCTGCGAATCGAGGACCTCGTCCGCCTCGACGCCTTATCCGGCGAGGCCGCGCGCTGGCTCGAGGTCTGCATCCTCGCGCAGAAGAACCTGCTGCTGGCCGGTGGCACCGGCAGCGGGAAGACGACCTTGCTCAACGCGCTGGCGGCCTTCATTCCAGCCCACGAGCGTGTGGTCACGATCGAGGACTCCGCCGAGCTCCAGCTCGGCTCGCGCCACCTCGTCTCGCTCGAGAGTCGCCCCCCCGACGCTCAGGGGCGCGGGGCGATTTCGCTCCGCGACCTGCTGAACTCGGCGTTGCGGCTGCGCCCAGACCGCATCGTCATCGGCGAGGTCCGCGGCGGCGAATGCTTCGATCTGCTGCAGGCGATGAACACCGGCCACGGCGGAACGATCAGCACCTGCCACGCGAACAGCTCGCTGGAGACGCTGACCCGCCTCGAAAGCCTGGCGCTGCTGGCGGAGGTCGGACTGCCGCTGCGCGCCCTCCGCGCCCAGGTCGCGTCGGCGGTCGATCTGGTGGTCTGCGTGGCGCGACTGCGCGACGGCTCGCGGCGCGTTACCGCGATCAGTGAGGTGCTGCCGCTCGACGACCGCGGTGATTACCGCGTTCAGGACCTCTTCGCGTTCCAGCAGCGGCGCGGGGCTCGCAGCGACCGTGTGGTTGGGCAACTGACGCCGACCGGCGTGCTGCCGACCTTCCGCGAGCGGCTGGTCCTCGACGGCTTTGAAGACCTCGTGCCGGCCTTCTTCGATCCCACGACCTATGGCTATCCGGCGCTCGATCGCCCTGCGCGGCGCGCGACGAATCAGTCCTCGCCGTAG
- the mgtE gene encoding magnesium transporter gives MVSPPLNERLALDDLREIWPILAPTDRVLGFRMLDSEGADDFFLALAPLDQAAILMGLPPGERRLWMRMLAPDDSADVLQEVPPEDRHTLMELLDDPTRREVTALLAYAEDAAGGLMSPRFARMRPEMTADEAISYLRRQARTRLETLYYAYVLDSEQHLLGVVSFRDLFTAAPSALVRDVMETAVVTVPEDMDQEQVARIIAQQDLVAVPVLDGERRMRGIVTIDDIVDVVQEEATEDVHKFGGLAALDQPYMQTSLWTMIRARAVWLSVLFVGEMLTASAMAHFEQAVARAVVLALFVPLIISSGGNSGSQAATLVIRAMALGEVKLRDWWRIMRRELTAGFTLGSVLALFGLLRIILWQLLFQSYGRHYLLLAATVSGSLIGIVTFGTLSGSMLPFLLRRLGFDPASASAPLVATLVDVTGLVLYFSLANVLLRGTLL, from the coding sequence ATGGTTTCTCCTCCCTTGAATGAGCGCCTGGCGCTGGACGATCTACGCGAGATCTGGCCGATCCTCGCCCCGACGGATCGCGTGCTCGGCTTTCGCATGCTCGACTCGGAAGGCGCGGACGACTTCTTCCTGGCGCTCGCGCCGCTCGATCAGGCGGCCATCCTGATGGGGCTCCCTCCTGGCGAGCGCCGGCTCTGGATGCGTATGCTCGCCCCCGACGACAGCGCCGACGTGCTGCAGGAGGTTCCGCCGGAGGATCGCCACACGCTGATGGAGCTGCTCGACGATCCGACGCGGCGCGAGGTCACGGCCCTGCTGGCCTACGCCGAGGACGCGGCGGGCGGCCTGATGAGTCCGCGCTTTGCCCGGATGCGGCCCGAAATGACGGCCGACGAGGCGATCAGCTACCTGCGGCGACAGGCGCGGACGCGGCTCGAGACGCTCTACTACGCCTATGTCCTCGACTCGGAGCAACACCTGCTCGGCGTCGTGTCGTTTCGCGATCTCTTCACCGCCGCCCCGTCAGCGCTGGTGCGCGACGTGATGGAGACGGCGGTCGTCACCGTCCCGGAGGATATGGACCAGGAGCAGGTCGCCCGCATCATCGCGCAGCAGGACCTGGTGGCCGTCCCGGTCCTCGACGGCGAGCGGCGGATGCGCGGCATCGTGACCATCGACGACATCGTCGACGTCGTCCAGGAGGAGGCCACCGAGGACGTCCACAAGTTCGGCGGCCTCGCCGCGCTCGATCAGCCCTACATGCAAACCAGCCTTTGGACGATGATTCGCGCGCGGGCGGTCTGGCTCAGCGTGCTCTTCGTCGGCGAGATGCTGACCGCCAGCGCGATGGCGCACTTCGAGCAGGCGGTCGCGCGCGCGGTGGTGCTCGCGCTCTTCGTGCCGCTGATCATCTCGAGCGGAGGCAACTCCGGTTCGCAGGCAGCGACGCTGGTCATTCGAGCGATGGCCCTCGGCGAGGTCAAGCTGCGTGACTGGTGGCGGATCATGCGCCGCGAGTTGACGGCGGGCTTCACGCTCGGCAGCGTGCTCGCGCTCTTCGGCCTGCTGCGCATCATCCTTTGGCAGCTCCTCTTCCAGAGCTACGGAAGGCACTACCTGCTGCTGGCGGCCACCGTGAGCGGCAGTTTGATCGGCATCGTCACCTTTGGCACGCTCTCCGGCTCGATGCTGCCCTTCCTGCTGCGCCGCCTCGGCTTCGATCCCGCGAGCGCCTCCGCCCCTCTCGTCGCCACGCTCGTCGACGTCACCGGACTGGTGCTCTATTTCTCGCTGGCCAACGTCCTCCTCCGCGGCACGCTGCTCTGA
- a CDS encoding sigma-54-dependent Fis family transcriptional regulator, protein MTPPTILVVDDEPSNRESLERIFRREGLAVETAADAGAALELLRQRPINVILTDLVMPQLSGVDLLKAVRALASETEVVLMTAYGTVENAVEAMKQGAYDFVTKPLKRAQIVAVVRRALEKQSLVAENRTLRAQLEATQRRAIVGHGLIWRRTMELVAQAAPSSATVLLLGESGTGKELLARAIHDGSPRRGSPFIAVNCAALPDSILEAELFGYERGAFTGAVARKDGRFSLAHGGTLFLDEICEVSPQVQVKLLRVLQEGEIDRLGGRTEKVDIRLVVATNRDLAAEVRVGRFREDLFYRLNVIAVHLPPLRERREDIALLADFFLRRYADKNGKQLHGIASAASERLAGHDWPGNVRELENAIERAVVLCKGDVIGPEDLPADVRGGLGGGAAGCITIPIGTPIDEVERRLIIETLGHTKGDKRLAAQLLGIATRTIYRRLESARTPSPEGADAEPPDPSEA, encoded by the coding sequence ATGACACCACCGACTATCCTTGTCGTCGACGATGAGCCGAGCAATCGTGAGTCGCTCGAGCGCATCTTCCGGCGCGAGGGACTCGCCGTCGAGACCGCGGCCGATGCAGGCGCTGCGCTCGAGCTGCTGCGACAGCGACCGATCAACGTGATTCTCACCGACCTCGTGATGCCGCAGCTGAGCGGCGTCGATCTGCTCAAGGCGGTGCGAGCGCTCGCCTCCGAGACCGAGGTGGTGCTGATGACCGCCTACGGCACGGTCGAGAACGCCGTCGAGGCGATGAAGCAGGGTGCCTACGACTTCGTGACCAAACCGCTGAAGCGGGCGCAGATCGTCGCGGTCGTGCGACGCGCGCTGGAGAAGCAGTCCCTGGTCGCCGAGAACCGGACGCTGCGTGCTCAGCTCGAGGCGACCCAGCGGCGGGCGATCGTCGGCCATGGCTTAATCTGGCGCCGCACGATGGAGCTCGTGGCCCAGGCCGCCCCGAGCTCGGCGACCGTGCTGCTCTTGGGCGAGAGCGGTACCGGCAAGGAGCTCTTGGCAAGAGCGATCCACGACGGCAGCCCGCGGCGAGGCAGCCCCTTTATCGCGGTCAATTGCGCGGCCTTGCCCGATTCGATCCTCGAGGCCGAGCTCTTCGGCTACGAGCGGGGCGCGTTTACCGGCGCCGTGGCGCGCAAGGACGGGCGCTTCAGCCTGGCCCATGGCGGCACGCTCTTCTTGGACGAGATCTGCGAGGTCAGCCCGCAGGTGCAGGTCAAGCTGCTGCGGGTGCTGCAAGAGGGCGAGATCGACCGCCTCGGTGGGCGGACGGAGAAGGTCGACATCCGCCTCGTCGTGGCGACGAACCGCGATCTAGCGGCGGAGGTGCGGGTCGGGCGCTTCCGCGAGGACCTCTTCTACCGGCTCAACGTCATCGCCGTGCACCTGCCACCGCTGCGCGAGCGGCGCGAGGACATCGCGCTGCTCGCCGATTTCTTCCTGCGCCGCTACGCGGATAAGAACGGTAAGCAGCTCCATGGCATCGCCAGCGCCGCCAGCGAGCGCCTGGCGGGGCACGACTGGCCCGGCAACGTGCGCGAGCTGGAGAACGCGATCGAGCGCGCCGTGGTGCTCTGCAAGGGCGACGTGATCGGGCCGGAGGATCTTCCCGCCGATGTCCGCGGGGGGCTCGGCGGGGGTGCGGCCGGCTGCATCACGATTCCGATCGGGACCCCGATCGATGAGGTCGAGCGTCGCCTGATCATCGAGACCCTCGGCCACACCAAGGGGGACAAGCGGCTGGCCGCCCAGCTGCTCGGCATCGCGACCCGCACAATCTACCGGCGTCTCGAAAGCGCGCGGACGCCGAGCCCCGAGGGCGCTGACGCGGAGCCACCCGACCCCTCGGAGGCGTGA